From Algoriphagus sp. NG3, the proteins below share one genomic window:
- a CDS encoding DUF6789 family protein, with translation MDFTHFMITILSGIAGTIAMTCIMYLYAVLTGKFTKVTHLLGSMLAGDENFRNPGKNSLIVGVLGHFGVGVIFSFGYFLLWNWGAFRINFQDSVLIGAASGIVAIIVWKAYFTLHNYPPKISQIHYFIALFLAHIVFGIVSVNVFQLITDNPELWYQLQDEAKVL, from the coding sequence ATGGACTTTACCCACTTTATGATCACCATCCTTTCCGGAATAGCCGGAACGATAGCCATGACCTGTATAATGTATCTTTATGCTGTGCTCACCGGGAAATTCACCAAAGTCACCCACTTGCTTGGCAGCATGCTCGCTGGAGATGAAAATTTCAGAAATCCGGGAAAAAACTCACTAATTGTAGGGGTTCTTGGCCATTTTGGAGTAGGCGTTATTTTCTCCTTCGGCTATTTTCTATTGTGGAACTGGGGGGCTTTCAGGATTAACTTCCAGGATTCTGTCCTTATTGGTGCGGCAAGTGGAATAGTAGCAATCATCGTGTGGAAAGCCTATTTCACCTTACATAATTACCCTCCCAAAATCTCCCAAATCCACTACTTTATAGCGTTGTTTCTAGCTCATATTGTCTTCGGTATTGTGAGTGTAAATGTATTCCAGCTTATTACCGATAACCCTGAACTGTGGTACCAATTGCAAGATGAAGCAAAGGTTTTGTAA
- a CDS encoding SDR family oxidoreductase produces MKTKKTYALITGATSGIGYELALLFAQNGYNLIIVSRDLNELQAKAIKFKDCGVDVKTIQADLFDTDSAFAVCEQAEAMGVDIDILVNDAAQGLYGKFEDTDIRRELDIINLNISSLVILTKHFVRKMTAKKSGKILNLSSIAGKAPGPWQSVYHGTKAFVLSFTEAIRHEVQDRNVTVTALLPGATDTDFFNKANMNESKIVQDKDNLSDPKDVARDGYEALMNNDDKVVSGFTNKVSSTMANITPDEQLAKQFDEQQKPVDRE; encoded by the coding sequence ATGAAAACTAAAAAAACATATGCACTGATAACCGGAGCTACCAGTGGAATAGGCTATGAATTGGCTCTTTTATTTGCACAAAACGGATACAACCTGATTATTGTGTCACGTGATCTAAATGAATTACAAGCCAAAGCAATCAAATTTAAAGATTGCGGAGTCGATGTAAAAACCATTCAGGCTGACCTATTCGACACAGACTCAGCCTTTGCAGTCTGCGAACAAGCAGAAGCCATGGGGGTGGATATAGATATCCTGGTAAACGATGCAGCGCAAGGACTGTATGGTAAATTTGAGGACACGGACATCAGACGTGAACTGGACATTATAAATCTCAACATCTCCTCACTGGTAATCCTTACCAAGCATTTTGTAAGGAAAATGACTGCTAAAAAATCTGGCAAAATACTGAACCTGTCATCGATTGCAGGAAAAGCCCCAGGCCCGTGGCAGTCTGTATATCATGGTACCAAGGCTTTCGTATTATCGTTCACTGAAGCTATTCGGCATGAAGTTCAAGACAGAAATGTAACTGTCACTGCCCTGTTGCCGGGAGCTACAGATACTGATTTCTTTAACAAGGCTAATATGAACGAAAGTAAAATTGTGCAGGATAAGGACAATTTATCCGATCCAAAAGATGTAGCAAGAGACGGTTATGAAGCTTTGATGAACAATGATGATAAGGTGGTATCTGGGTTCACAAACAAGGTAAGCTCCACCATGGCCAACATCACGCCTGATGAACAGCTTGCCAAACAATTTGACGAACAACAAAAACCAGTTGATAGAGAATAA
- a CDS encoding zinc-dependent alcohol dehydrogenase, with amino-acid sequence MKAAVFHSPGNIQVDTVEDPKLENDRDVILKVTSTAICGSDLHILSGAVPQASNMIMGHEFMGIVEEVGSSVTNLIKGDRVVVPFPIACGQCFFCNHGASTHCENSNYEHYGPNGDLTDEKGGALFGYTDLYGGYAGGQAEYVRVPYADISPRIIPEEMTDEQVLFLTDIFPTGWSAIDWAQLQGGEVVAVFGSGPVGLMAQKAAWINGASRVIAIDPLDYRLQKAKNVNYVDTLNPHKVDVIEAIREMTGGRGADVCVEAVGFEPERTMLDKMKATVHFEKGSMKVLDMAFKAVRRGGTVSIMGVYGSTYDNFPLHRVFDKAITIKQGQAPVLNYIDKLFDLVQNNKVILEDIISHTLPLSEAAKGYELFDKKEDDCVKVVLKP; translated from the coding sequence ATGAAAGCAGCAGTTTTTCACAGTCCCGGAAATATACAGGTAGATACTGTAGAAGACCCAAAGTTAGAAAATGATCGAGATGTAATCTTAAAAGTAACCTCCACTGCTATCTGTGGCTCAGATCTCCATATTTTAAGTGGGGCTGTTCCCCAAGCCAGCAACATGATCATGGGACATGAATTCATGGGAATTGTAGAAGAAGTAGGATCATCCGTCACCAACTTAATTAAGGGCGACAGGGTGGTTGTGCCCTTCCCAATTGCCTGTGGGCAATGCTTCTTCTGCAACCATGGGGCATCTACCCATTGTGAGAATTCCAATTATGAACATTATGGCCCAAACGGCGATCTAACTGATGAAAAAGGTGGGGCACTCTTTGGTTACACAGATTTATATGGTGGATACGCCGGAGGGCAGGCAGAATACGTCCGGGTGCCCTATGCAGACATCAGCCCTAGAATTATCCCGGAAGAGATGACTGATGAGCAAGTTCTATTTCTCACGGATATTTTTCCTACCGGCTGGTCAGCTATAGATTGGGCTCAGCTTCAAGGGGGAGAAGTAGTAGCCGTATTTGGATCCGGCCCAGTGGGACTGATGGCCCAGAAAGCTGCCTGGATTAATGGTGCCAGCCGCGTGATTGCAATCGATCCCCTTGACTACCGCCTTCAAAAGGCTAAAAACGTAAACTACGTTGATACTCTAAATCCCCATAAAGTGGATGTAATTGAGGCTATCCGAGAGATGACGGGCGGCCGTGGAGCTGATGTATGTGTAGAGGCTGTGGGGTTTGAACCAGAGCGGACGATGTTGGATAAAATGAAAGCTACTGTCCACTTTGAAAAAGGCAGTATGAAAGTGCTCGATATGGCTTTCAAAGCAGTGAGAAGAGGGGGAACTGTCAGCATAATGGGTGTATATGGATCCACTTATGATAACTTCCCCCTTCATCGGGTTTTTGATAAAGCGATCACGATCAAACAAGGACAAGCTCCTGTATTGAATTATATAGACAAATTGTTCGACCTGGTACAGAATAATAAAGTAATCCTGGAAGATATCATCTCCCATACTTTGCCATTATCCGAAGCCGCGAAAGGCTACGAGCTCTTTGACAAAAAAGAAGATGACTGCGTCAAAGTAGTCCTAAAACCATAA
- a CDS encoding response regulator, with translation MKHINILLADDDDDDRLFFIEAIEQLDLAISLEWVVNGIDLLNYLKRPDTLLPELIFLDLNMPVKGGIECLVEMRRTEILKNLSVAIYSTSSAQKDIDDCLIHGANIYIKKPSDFEILKSILYKVITVNHQYHSTGLSKDNFLMVV, from the coding sequence ATGAAGCATATCAATATACTTTTAGCAGATGATGACGATGATGATCGATTGTTTTTCATTGAAGCGATCGAACAGCTCGATCTAGCAATTTCCTTGGAATGGGTGGTAAACGGTATAGACTTGCTTAATTATTTAAAAAGACCAGACACCCTATTGCCGGAGCTGATCTTCCTGGATCTGAATATGCCGGTCAAAGGAGGAATTGAATGCCTTGTGGAAATGCGCAGGACAGAGATTTTAAAGAACCTGTCCGTGGCAATATATTCCACTTCTAGTGCCCAAAAAGACATAGATGACTGTCTTATCCATGGCGCAAACATTTACATTAAGAAACCCTCAGACTTTGAAATCCTTAAATCAATCCTTTACAAAGTAATCACAGTAAATCACCAGTATCACAGCACTGGATTAAGTAAGGACAATTTCCTAATGGTCGTATAA
- a CDS encoding AraC family transcriptional regulator, giving the protein MRLILGYQIHAVVKQVVEKELKHLGIKYKYHNSLNIELLEEIPNALHQKLTHILGEYGIQLKETQRDQFIQKVKDTVTEIVYGDSYQTVNTSNLIAEKLNLSYGYIANTFSTHTLNTLENYIILQKIERAKSMILSDEYTLTEIAYKLNYSSVGHLSSQFKKITGLTSTTFLRIVKQKNLLLTSYND; this is encoded by the coding sequence ATGAGATTAATATTAGGATACCAGATACACGCCGTAGTCAAACAAGTAGTGGAAAAAGAATTAAAGCACCTTGGAATTAAGTACAAATACCATAATTCTTTGAACATAGAACTACTTGAGGAGATTCCCAATGCACTACATCAAAAGCTAACACACATTCTAGGAGAATATGGGATACAATTAAAAGAAACACAACGAGATCAATTTATTCAAAAAGTAAAAGACACAGTGACAGAAATAGTCTATGGAGACTCTTATCAAACCGTAAACACATCAAATTTAATTGCAGAAAAACTAAATTTAAGTTATGGATATATTGCAAACACATTTTCAACCCACACCTTAAACACACTAGAAAATTATATTATTCTTCAGAAGATAGAAAGGGCGAAGTCTATGATATTAAGCGATGAATATACGCTTACGGAAATAGCCTATAAATTAAACTACAGTAGCGTAGGGCATTTATCCAGTCAATTCAAGAAAATCACCGGACTCACTTCCACCACTTTTCTGAGAATAGTAAAACAAAAAAATCTATTATTGACAAGCTATAATGATTAA
- a CDS encoding ferritin-like domain-containing protein codes for MTTKTPTATAASSQKMKNSKFHKLFLKELKDIYWAEKHLVKALPKMKEAATSSKLSKAIGSHLEETEEHVNRLEKVFQLLDEKAQAKKCEAMEGLLAEATSIVDDTKSDTMVRDAGIIIACQKVEHYEIASYGSLTELAKKMEHNECAEILSQTLDEEKKADKKLTKLAESEINDKAAQE; via the coding sequence ATGACTACTAAAACACCAACAGCCACAGCTGCTTCATCACAGAAAATGAAGAATTCAAAATTCCACAAATTATTTTTGAAGGAACTGAAGGATATCTATTGGGCCGAAAAACATCTGGTCAAAGCTCTTCCCAAGATGAAGGAGGCGGCTACCTCGTCTAAATTGTCAAAAGCTATTGGATCTCACCTAGAGGAGACAGAGGAGCATGTGAACAGACTGGAAAAGGTATTTCAACTCCTGGATGAAAAAGCCCAGGCAAAAAAATGCGAGGCTATGGAAGGTTTACTTGCAGAAGCGACCAGTATAGTAGATGACACCAAATCAGATACTATGGTTAGAGATGCCGGAATCATCATCGCTTGCCAGAAAGTGGAGCATTATGAGATCGCTTCCTATGGGTCTTTGACAGAGCTTGCCAAGAAAATGGAACATAATGAATGTGCAGAGATACTATCGCAAACGCTTGATGAAGAAAAGAAGGCCGATAAAAAATTGACCAAATTAGCTGAATCAGAAATTAATGATAAAGCTGCGCAAGAATAG
- a CDS encoding sigma-54 dependent transcriptional regulator has protein sequence MKHVLVVDNQISNCELLSKFLTKKNYTVATTTKGNHALQMLQQKKYDLILAEYSLPDTTGNIFFDEVQKINPTANMILMGKEVNLKNVVSLIQKGAKNFISKPLNPDELLDAIREAGNGTNYKSPIDSTPIQKAKDRPKAPERVTGKSKKARAIIEQVERVGPTNFTVIIQGETGTGKESLARLIHQKSMRKDGPFVAVDCGCLSRELAGSELFGHEKGAFTGAVFQKAGFFEQANGGTIFLDEIANLPMDIQIALLRALQEKVIRKIGGTKEIPVDVRIIAATNENLSQKSGTANFREDLYFRLCEYTLDVPSLRERPEDIPMFIDFFLEETSRELGRPKAKVCKEANALLEEYDWPGNIRELRNVIRRSTLFADSENIIRKGCLPSRISNYKSSLYGSDEPTDSKGFLSVTNKGDLKSTALKAESKRIMEVLEKVRYNKTKAAEVLNIHRKTLYVKLKLLNIPC, from the coding sequence ATGAAACATGTACTTGTCGTGGACAATCAGATCTCCAATTGTGAGCTGTTGTCAAAGTTTTTAACCAAAAAAAACTACACAGTAGCAACCACCACTAAAGGCAATCACGCTTTGCAAATGCTACAGCAAAAAAAATATGATTTGATTTTAGCAGAATACAGTCTTCCTGACACCACAGGCAACATCTTTTTTGACGAAGTCCAGAAGATAAACCCTACAGCCAACATGATCCTGATGGGAAAGGAAGTCAACCTGAAAAACGTGGTGTCCCTGATCCAAAAGGGAGCGAAGAACTTTATCTCAAAACCGCTTAACCCGGATGAACTCCTTGATGCAATACGTGAAGCCGGAAACGGCACAAACTATAAAAGTCCTATTGACAGTACCCCTATCCAAAAGGCTAAAGACAGACCCAAAGCTCCTGAGCGGGTAACGGGGAAAAGCAAAAAAGCACGTGCTATCATAGAACAGGTGGAGCGTGTAGGCCCCACGAATTTTACGGTGATCATCCAGGGAGAAACAGGCACTGGCAAAGAGTCACTAGCCCGCCTGATCCACCAGAAAAGTATGCGGAAAGACGGTCCTTTCGTGGCGGTGGACTGCGGCTGTCTCTCCCGGGAATTAGCAGGAAGTGAACTTTTTGGACATGAGAAAGGGGCTTTCACTGGTGCCGTATTTCAAAAAGCAGGTTTTTTCGAGCAAGCAAACGGAGGAACGATCTTCCTGGATGAGATTGCCAATCTACCAATGGATATCCAGATTGCCCTTCTGCGGGCGCTCCAGGAAAAAGTGATCAGGAAAATAGGTGGAACAAAAGAGATTCCCGTGGATGTAAGGATCATAGCTGCCACCAATGAAAACCTATCCCAAAAGTCGGGAACGGCAAACTTCCGCGAAGACCTCTATTTCAGGCTATGCGAATATACGCTTGACGTTCCTTCCCTGAGAGAACGTCCAGAAGATATCCCCATGTTCATAGACTTCTTCCTAGAGGAGACCAGCAGAGAATTGGGAAGACCCAAAGCTAAGGTTTGCAAAGAAGCCAATGCTCTGTTGGAAGAATATGATTGGCCGGGAAATATACGCGAGCTAAGAAACGTCATAAGAAGATCCACGTTATTTGCTGATTCAGAAAACATTATAAGGAAAGGTTGTCTCCCGTCAAGAATTAGTAATTATAAAAGTTCACTCTATGGATCAGATGAACCTACAGATTCTAAGGGATTTTTATCGGTAACGAACAAAGGAGATTTGAAATCCACTGCGCTGAAAGCCGAATCGAAAAGAATAATGGAAGTTCTGGAAAAAGTAAGGTACAATAAGACCAAAGCCGCCGAGGTGCTGAACATCCATCGAAAAACACTCTACGTAAAACTTAAGCTTCTCAACATTCCTTGTTGA
- a CDS encoding sensor histidine kinase yields the protein MLNRSKKLQVSSFLTTLVVILIVLVLGFLQHITLKKERDQTVKSQQLIQELSLLVAQFEKLEGLPYEYEGDSYSQVVDQYVSTITTIQFYFSHLATSKKATLLRDPYFDSLQIRSAAYLEEYQNLMALSFEPNAEADLPTLYSNLEELSVSSFISNWSRLEGEALSEERARFNLFYDICFWVSILLLLHLVIFHILHSRKVTKEFDDCDKAILQNRITSEVFEHIEKMAGMGHAYYNFKEKKLVFSINLYRILGYSDTGASPSFKTYLGRIFPQDREQVLSTLKSLTLIKNALETSARVVLPDGTIKNVRMLGFIRNDERGRIAVFVTKDVTAEISSQEKLQELNASLSLQNRLFKHVESVASIGYYSHFIDTGRQVFSDNLFRLLGFAPDSFTPSRNILLSHVLEEDKEVAGAWTDPDLDYDRSLKETIRVQDRYDTIKYLSLSREFFEDGAMRVLVVTLKDVSVEASINRDLENKNKELFRSNAELESFNHIASHDLQEPIRKILTLISMLKSQSELKLTEKTEDYLSRIKRSASRMQLLILDLLKFSRVSHEEKEFKLTNLNNLMAAVLDELSLKIEENGAEVNATILPEVSVIPSQMRQLFTNLIENALKFGKPDQKTIVDIYTEEPTEQEKALFAKDYTSNLLKITVQDNGIGFDPAHAERIFIIFNRLHDKQFSEGSGIGLAICKKVVENHGGVIFADAIPGDGSKFTFIIPA from the coding sequence ATGTTAAATCGATCCAAAAAATTACAGGTTAGTTCCTTCCTGACTACACTGGTTGTGATTCTGATCGTTCTTGTTTTAGGTTTTTTACAGCATATTACATTAAAAAAAGAACGGGATCAAACTGTTAAAAGTCAACAGCTTATTCAGGAGCTTTCACTTCTAGTGGCACAATTTGAAAAGCTGGAGGGGCTTCCTTATGAGTATGAGGGAGATTCTTATTCTCAGGTAGTAGATCAATATGTAAGTACAATCACGACAATCCAGTTTTATTTTTCCCATTTAGCCACCTCAAAAAAGGCGACACTTCTTAGGGATCCATACTTCGACAGCCTTCAGATCAGATCAGCAGCTTACCTGGAAGAGTACCAAAATTTAATGGCCTTAAGTTTTGAGCCCAATGCTGAAGCGGATTTACCTACTTTATATTCAAATTTGGAAGAGCTTAGCGTATCTTCTTTTATTTCCAATTGGAGCAGGCTGGAGGGTGAAGCTCTATCAGAAGAACGCGCACGCTTCAATTTGTTTTATGACATCTGTTTTTGGGTTTCCATACTTCTGCTGTTGCACTTGGTTATATTTCATATTCTCCATTCCAGGAAAGTGACGAAGGAGTTTGATGACTGTGATAAGGCAATATTACAAAACCGGATCACCAGCGAAGTTTTTGAACATATAGAGAAAATGGCAGGTATGGGACATGCGTATTATAATTTCAAAGAGAAAAAGTTGGTGTTTTCAATTAATTTATACCGGATTTTAGGATATTCTGATACAGGTGCTTCTCCTTCTTTCAAAACGTACCTCGGTAGGATTTTTCCTCAAGACAGGGAGCAGGTTTTATCTACTTTGAAATCCCTGACACTGATAAAAAACGCATTGGAAACCAGTGCCAGGGTAGTCCTCCCTGACGGAACAATAAAGAATGTCCGTATGCTGGGCTTTATAAGGAATGATGAACGTGGGAGAATAGCAGTCTTTGTGACCAAGGATGTTACGGCTGAAATCTCCTCACAGGAAAAACTGCAAGAGCTAAATGCCAGTTTATCCCTACAAAACCGGCTGTTCAAACATGTCGAATCAGTTGCTTCAATTGGGTATTATTCACATTTTATTGATACAGGTAGGCAGGTGTTTTCGGATAATCTGTTCAGGCTGCTCGGATTTGCTCCTGATTCATTCACGCCTTCCCGAAATATCCTTTTATCACATGTACTGGAAGAGGATAAGGAAGTAGCTGGTGCCTGGACAGATCCTGACCTGGATTATGACAGGAGCCTAAAAGAAACCATTAGGGTCCAAGACCGCTACGATACGATTAAATATTTGAGTTTGAGCCGAGAATTTTTTGAAGATGGGGCAATGAGGGTCCTGGTGGTGACATTGAAAGATGTCTCTGTAGAGGCGTCCATCAACCGGGACCTTGAAAACAAAAACAAGGAATTGTTTAGAAGCAATGCCGAGCTGGAATCATTCAACCATATAGCCAGCCATGATCTTCAAGAACCGATACGGAAGATCCTCACTTTGATCTCCATGTTGAAAAGCCAGTCAGAACTGAAATTGACAGAAAAAACTGAGGACTACTTGAGCAGGATCAAACGATCTGCCAGCAGGATGCAGCTTCTGATTTTGGATCTGCTGAAGTTTTCCCGTGTTTCACATGAGGAGAAGGAATTTAAGTTGACTAATCTCAACAACCTAATGGCGGCAGTTCTCGATGAACTGAGCTTGAAAATTGAGGAGAATGGAGCTGAGGTCAATGCTACTATACTACCGGAGGTTTCAGTGATTCCTTCACAGATGCGACAGCTTTTCACCAATCTGATCGAGAATGCGTTAAAATTTGGCAAGCCTGATCAAAAGACCATCGTCGATATTTATACTGAGGAGCCTACAGAGCAGGAAAAGGCACTTTTTGCTAAGGACTATACGTCAAATTTACTAAAGATAACTGTGCAGGATAATGGAATAGGATTCGATCCTGCTCATGCAGAGCGCATTTTTATAATCTTCAACAGGCTACATGATAAGCAGTTTTCCGAAGGCTCTGGAATTGGGCTGGCTATCTGTAAGAAAGTCGTTGAAAATCACGGAGGAGTTATATTTGCTGATGCGATTCCCGGAGATGGCTCCAAGTTTACTTTTATTATACCCGCTTAA
- a CDS encoding SDR family oxidoreductase, whose amino-acid sequence MSENTERRGQTQERQPGREYKMYPLPEFIKDGYKGSGILKDKVAIITGGDSGIGRAIAVLFAEEGADLVISYYGEDEDAGFTKEEVEKRGRKALLINGDVSKSSHCKTIMSKTLEEFGKLDILINNAAMQFPQESLTDITDEQLHKTFETNIYPYFYLSREALPHMDKGSTIINTSSVTAYQGNGRLIDYSSTKGAIVSFTRSLSANLAHRGIRVNGVAPGPIWTPLIPATFGKEDVATFGQNVPLNRAGEPSEVAPSFLFLASDQSSYITGQFIHPNGGEIINT is encoded by the coding sequence ATGTCAGAAAATACTGAACGAAGAGGACAAACCCAGGAGCGGCAACCTGGCAGGGAATACAAAATGTATCCCTTGCCGGAATTTATCAAAGATGGATACAAAGGTTCTGGGATTCTTAAAGACAAAGTTGCGATCATTACCGGAGGAGACAGCGGGATAGGAAGAGCAATAGCTGTTCTATTTGCCGAAGAAGGCGCTGATCTGGTTATTTCTTACTATGGTGAAGACGAGGATGCCGGGTTTACCAAAGAAGAAGTAGAAAAACGAGGTAGAAAAGCCCTACTTATCAATGGTGATGTGTCGAAGAGCAGTCATTGCAAAACCATCATGAGCAAAACCCTGGAGGAATTTGGGAAATTGGACATCCTGATAAACAACGCAGCCATGCAGTTTCCACAGGAAAGTTTGACGGATATAACTGACGAGCAGCTACATAAAACTTTTGAGACCAATATTTATCCCTATTTCTACCTAAGCAGGGAAGCTCTGCCACATATGGACAAAGGAAGTACTATCATTAATACTTCCTCAGTCACTGCCTATCAGGGAAATGGGCGACTGATAGACTATTCCTCCACCAAGGGCGCAATAGTAAGTTTTACCAGATCCCTATCTGCCAATCTTGCCCATAGGGGAATTCGCGTAAATGGGGTGGCACCCGGGCCGATATGGACACCATTGATTCCTGCCACATTCGGTAAGGAAGATGTCGCTACGTTTGGACAAAACGTGCCGCTCAACCGCGCAGGAGAACCATCAGAAGTAGCCCCAAGCTTCCTCTTTTTAGCTTCCGATCAGTCCAGCTACATTACCGGGCAGTTTATTCATCCAAATGGAGGAGAAATCATCAATACTTAA
- a CDS encoding CinA family protein — MNLFGGDKTQDALNVIREYCLNHSFRISVAESVTAGLMQLMLSTCENAGMFFCGGITTYNCIQKRKQLYIHDDNCMALDGVSRQIAENMARQVSRKFSSELSLSITGFAAPIPEKGITELFAYGSFCLNGEIVLTEKLTTSQSNQLEAQQEYASSLVQLCADSILSKFGVKRL; from the coding sequence ATGAATTTATTCGGCGGAGATAAGACTCAAGATGCACTTAATGTCATCCGTGAGTACTGTCTGAATCATAGTTTTAGGATCTCTGTAGCTGAAAGTGTGACCGCTGGATTGATGCAGTTAATGCTGAGTACCTGTGAAAATGCCGGTATGTTTTTTTGCGGGGGAATTACCACATACAATTGTATTCAAAAAAGAAAACAGCTTTATATCCATGATGATAACTGTATGGCACTCGATGGTGTGTCCAGACAAATAGCAGAAAATATGGCCCGTCAGGTGAGTAGGAAATTCAGTTCTGAACTGAGTTTAAGTATCACAGGATTTGCCGCCCCCATACCTGAGAAGGGGATCACGGAGTTATTTGCTTATGGTTCTTTTTGTCTCAACGGTGAGATAGTCCTTACAGAAAAACTTACAACTTCTCAATCAAATCAACTTGAAGCTCAGCAAGAATACGCATCTTCTTTGGTCCAACTCTGCGCTGATAGTATTTTGTCTAAGTTTGGTGTGAAAAGGCTATAA
- a CDS encoding dodecin family protein has product MKIIKVIELIATSDNSIEDALKNAVSEASKTIKNIDSVNISNIKAHVNDGNISYGINCKVSFRVDEKSPAD; this is encoded by the coding sequence ATGAAAATTATCAAAGTTATAGAGCTTATAGCCACATCGGATAATAGTATAGAGGATGCATTGAAAAATGCGGTTTCCGAGGCTTCAAAAACCATTAAGAATATTGATTCTGTTAATATCAGTAATATAAAGGCTCACGTAAACGATGGGAATATTTCTTACGGAATAAACTGTAAGGTGTCGTTTAGAGTAGATGAAAAAAGTCCTGCTGATTAA